The window GTTGCGTGCAAGGTTGTAATGGCAAGACGCCGAGCGGGCCGGTGAGGACGGAGGTGCTGACGTGGGTGCCGGGGTGGTATTTTTCCAGTCGCCATGTTGTTGCGGAACTGAGATCTACGGCGGCGAGTTCTTCTAGCGATTCGATCATTTGCACTCCCTGCGAACCGCAGCCGTCGTTAGGCTTCAGCACGGCGGGCAAAAGGCTGGCATCAAGTTCATTCGGCCGAGCTTCGCTCAACCAAGAAGTCCCATTCGGTACACAAAAACCATGCGCTTCCAAATGGTCGCAAGAACGCTGTTTATCGCCGCAAGACTCAATAACGTGTTGTTCCGGCGAGAGCAGTAGACCACGGAAGCACTGATAGAGTCCGGCGATTGTGTGCAGGTTTTCATCAAACTCAGGCGCGATCAAAACGGCAGGGAGATTCTCGCAGGCTAAACGGACAAACGCGTTGAGTTTTTCCGCGCCGTCGTTGATCAAGTGCAATTGCTGTTTCGGAATCTGCGGCGGCGGCAAGCGAATATCGTGAAACAGATGAACGCAATCGACGCTGGAAATCGCTGCGATATCGGCCGCGAGCGCGTCGCGCATCGCTTTCCCTTCTGCCAGCAGCGATCCGCTTGGCGGGTCGCTGCTTACAAACCAACTACCACCGCCGGTGAGAAATTCGTAAAGAAAGATGTTACGCAACAGTTGCATTTCACCGCAACGCGGTGAGACTCCACAGCCCAGGGTCGCTGCTTTAGCAGCGCACCCTGGGGCTAAGTGAACTTGCAAGCCTGCACCCTGAAAGGGTGCAACAACGTTGATTAGCGGGTATTGTTGCACCCTTACAGGGTGCGAGTTAATTCGATGTCGGTTCCCAGGGTGCGCCGCTGAAGCGGCGACCCTGGGCTGTAGAGTTTCACCGCGTTGCGGTGGAAGCGATTGGTACGTCGACTGTGCAATCCAAGTATGGTTTCAATGTCGGCCGGCTGTTGCGGTTTGCAATCAAACGCAATGCCTCTTTTCGCTGGCGCGACATCGGTTGCTAAAGCAACCGATGCTATCCAAGTGATGGGGGTGAATCCGCGATCACTTTTGTTGGTCGCTCGAACGAACCTAGGGGTTCGTTCTACGCGACCTATTTTTTGGCCGAATTAGTTCGTCCAGTAGTCGAAGACGAGGACCTTTTCGATGCGGGGGCCGACGAGTTTGCCGAACTCTTTGTGGGCTGGATGCGGCAGGTAAATCTCGCGGCCTTTTTCGCTGGCGAAGGTCACCACAAAGCCGTGGGTGAAACCGTCGGCGCGATTTTCCACACCGACATCGGTGCCGGCTTCGTAGCCCTTGATCTGCTTGATCTTGTTCTTCAAGTTGCCGAAGGCGTCGACCACTTCTTGGATCTGTTCCTTCGAAACGTCCGACTTGAACTTGAACAGAACGATGTGCCGCAGTTGGCCGCGGTCGGGACCGAGTTGTTCCACGCCGAGGGCGGCGAGCATTTGGTTCGCCACAAAGCGGTTGCCGGCGTTGTTCAAGTGAACGCGGTCGCCAGTGAGGATGCCGGCTTCCTTGTTGTCCTTGTTGTTTTCCTTGAGGTGATCGCGAAATGCTTTGCGGAGGTCGAGCAGTTGCACCTTGGTATCTTTGGCAACGCTGCGGCTGATTTCGCAATATTCGTCGAGCATCTTATCGAGCTTGTTGCTGCCATCATTCTTTTCGCCGATGACCGACGCGGTGCAGAGAATCACTTTGCCGCCCACGCCTTCGATCTTGCCGATGATTTCCTTCAAGCCCTTTTCGTAGTCGTCCTTCGACGTTCCCTTGCCGCTCTCGCTGTGCCAGACGTCGTTGATGCCGATGTAGATGAAGACGATCGACGGCTTCTTGCTGAGCACGTCGCGCTCGAGGCGGTTTTGCAGGTCAGGAACCTTGTTGCCGCTGATGCCGGCGCCGATCACTTCGACGGGCGGATCGAGCGGCAGATTTTCGAGTTGTTGCTTGATCAGCGTGACGTAGCCGTTCGGGCTCACGCCACCTTGGGTGATCGAGTCACCGAGGAAGACGACCCGATCGCCGGCTTTCAGTTCCGTCTTGGGACCATCGGCAGCCGCTGCCGATTGCCAACCAGTCACCGCCAGAGCTCCGAGCAACAAAGCACAACCGAGCGAACCAAAACCAAACGAGCGCATGAGAACCTCGACACAATAGGGACGAACAAGTAGCTGGCGAGAAGTGTAGTGGGTCGCTGGGCGGTTCTCAATCGGCGGGAAACGGCTCGGCCACCCAGTTCGCTGCCTCGCTCTCCGCGTGAGGGTTCGCGAGGAAAATACAAGCACCCGATCCCCAAGAACCAAAATCAGGTGGACGAAATTTGGCACCGAAATTATTCGACGCCGATCGCCAACGTGGCGCTTACCTAGGCTGATTTGCGCCAGACCTGAGTTCGCCAAGTCGGAGTCTCCAAGCCAAATGAGTGCAACTCCGCCCCGCAATACACCACCCGATATAGTTACAATAAGCTGCGATATTCGGTGGGCATTATTGCCTCCATTTTTTACCACAAGATGTTTCCCATAAACAACTTAGCACTGAAAAATCGAATTTGATTGCATGTGATATTCGCGGGGTACGAAAGAGGGGGTGGCTAATTAGCCGTCGCCTGAGGCTGTCCGCCGGTTCCGCCGTCAGATCAAAGCTGGCTTCCCCTGTGTGGCGCCTCTCAGTACACTTCGCGCGGATTATTCCGCCAAGGCGCCGCCAAAACGGTTGTTCCGGAAAGAACGGCAAATCAACGTAAGTCAAAAGCTTGAAACAGAATTTAGGGCTTTTAGAATAGGTAGATCGGCCCTGTCTACCGCAGCTTGCAAAGGAAGCAGCAATGCGTGGTGCGTGGATGGGGTTCGGGCTTGTCGGTTTGGTGCTTTTGATCGGTGCGGCAGTTTATCCGGAGGCTCAGGCTCAGCGACCCGTAACGGGCGCCGAGCGTGGTCAGCCGGGCGAGTTGCTGGCGTTGTCGATGGATGTTGAGGGGCGGCAGCAAGTTACCGTGGTGGATCCACGGCGACAGGTGATTGCCGTTTATCACATCGACAGGAATACTGGCGGCATCAACCTGCGAAGTGTACGTAACGTGCAGTGGGACTTGGTCATGGAGGACTTTAATAGCGGCAGCCCCACGCCGCGCGAAATTCGATCGATCGCAGATCAGCGCTGACCGGCCGCCACGCCGGTCCCGAATTGGCTTGGCGACTCTTACAGAGTTGCCTGGAGAATGAACGAAATGGCCGGCAAGATTTTGAACAGTTCCGAAGCCGCTGCAATGTTGGGCATCAGCGAGGATCAACTCGTCGAGATGCGGCAGCGGAACGAAATCTTCGGCCGGCGTGATGGCGCGAACTGGACTTACAAGACCGAAGAAGTGGAACGAGTGATCGCCGAACGCGGCGGTTCGGGTGTGCTCGGCGACGAAGCCTTCGATGGCTTGCTCGCGGGATTGTCTTCGCCCACGCAAGCTGGCGGCCCGATTCTGGTCAGCGAAGAAGAGCTCGGCCGTTCGCCCGAAGGAACCAGCAGCACGATCATCGGCAAAAAAGACAGCGTCAAATCGGCTGGCGACAGCGATCTGCAACTCGCCCCCGAAGGTGACATCGGCTTGTCGGGCATCGGCGGCAAACAAGCCTCAGGCATTCTCGGTGGATCCGATCTGAAGCTCGGCGGCAGCGGCACGGGCACGGGTTCAGGCCTCAAGGGTGGCAGCGATGTCGACCTCGGCGGCGGCTTGGAACTGGGCGACGACGAATTGAGCTTGGCCGCGGAATCGAACAAATTTACGTCCCCGCCCAAGCCGGCTGACGACGATGACTCGGACGAGATCGATCTCGATTCCGATAGCGTCGGGATGGCCAGCGGCAGCGTGATTGGCAGCGGCATCGGCAGCGACATTACGCTGCGTGGCGGCGACTCAGGCATCAATCTCAAGCCCACCGACAGCGGTCTGTCGCTCGAAGAAGAGCCCCTCGATCTCGGCGGCTCGGCGGTCGATTCGCTCGAACTGCCCGAAGACGACGATGTGATTTCGCTCGACGAAGACGCCGGCGATCCCGACATGGCGACGCAGTTGAAGCAGGACGATCAGTTCCTGCTGTCGCCATCGGATGCGCTGAGCGATGACGAATCGGACAGCGGTTCGCAAGTGATCGCGCTTGAAGACAGCGAATCGTTCGACGCCGACGCGGCCACGATGTTGCGTTCGGGCTCGACACCGCTCAGCGAAGATGCGTTTGGCGCTGCTCCGATGGATGCCTTCGGTGCGGCACCGATGGACGCTTTTGGCGCGGCCCCGATGGATGCCTTCGGCGGAGTTTCGCCGATGGGTTCGGCGGCGCCAATCACGGCGATGGCCGGTGCGCCGGCTGCTCAAGCGGTGTATATCCAAGTGCCGGTTGTCGAAGCACCGTACTCGGTGTGGAACGTGCTCGGCTTGTTCTTTGTCGCGGTCATGATGCTGTGCTGCGGCATGCTGACGGTCGACATTCTGCTCAACATGTGGGTCTTTGATGGCCAGTCGTCGATGTCGATGGCCCTCATGGATCTGGCGATCGATACTTTCCAACTCAACAAATAATTGGCGCGCGACTGTCGCTTGATTCGAAGGGAGTCGAATCATGAAAAACCTCATCATCTGTGTTGCTCTGCTGACTGCCGTTCTGGGCTGCGCTAGCCCGAATGCGCAGGTGCGCCGCGTCGAAGACGAAAAAGAGCAACTCAAAGCCACCATCCGCATGCAGCGCGATCAGAATCGGACGCTGCAAACTCAGGTTGCGGGTCTCGAAACTCGCCTCGACGAAGCCGAGACCCAACTGGCCGGCGGCAAACGGCGAACCTTGACGCAAGATTCGGCCTCTGGAACGGTGACGTCGCCACTCGCTGGGAATACTCGTGCGCGGCCGAAGCCGCAACCTGCCGAAGAATCGTTGTCGTGGCGGCCGCATCGCGGCGCAACGTCGGCAAACACGGTGCTCCCAGCCGTAGCTCAACTCGCTCGGCAGGACGAGCGGATTGCGGTCGATCCCGAAACCGGCGCCGGCGTGTGGTCGCCCGGCGTGACGTTTGAACCGAACAAGGCCGCACTCACACCCCAAGGCCGTCAGCAATTGCAGGAGCTGGCGCGTGTGCTGCAAAAGCAACCGGCGAACAAATTTCGCGTGCTGGTGGCCACGTCGGCCGAGCGCACTGGCTCGCGCAGCCGCGATGCTGCCGCAACGAGTGGTCGCAAACTGGCTGCATCGCGAGCCCAGAGCGTGGCCGACTATCTCGACGGCCACGGCATCGCCGAAGACCGCCTGGCGATCGCCAGCACCGGCGTCCGCAAGAACACTCGCGAGCAGCACGGCTTGCCCGCCGACGGCGTGGAAGATGTGCGGATTTATCTGGTCGATCCAGAACAACCGGTTCTCGGTTGGCTGCAAAACGACACCGTTCGCCGGTAGTGATTTTCGCTGGAGTTTCGCCATTCGCCGGCGCTGCAAATCAGCCAGCGAAAGTCGGAGTTGCAACCGCGCGGATGTTCAAAATCTCAAGCACCAAACATGTAAAGATGTACGGATTGCGAAACACTTTTCGGCTGCAAAATCTTTAGCGCCATCGACTTGCATGCTCATAACGATCTTGCCGAGAACCTTGTGAAATATTCGTGAGTTGGCTTGCTTTTTTTCGCAAGTTTGCGTTGGAGACCGCTCGCACTCTGGCTAAAGTCGAAAGCACTCCCGTTCTCCACTGCACTCCCCTTATGCAGTTCGCCGCGAACCAGCGGCGTGAAAACGGGTCCCCTGATTGCGAGGATTACGCATCATGTCTCCCCAAAGCCGCATGGAAGAAGTCGACCTATTGATCCTCAACGCCCGGCTCCGCGACGAGCTCGAGCCGTTCCTGGATGAATCGGTCGACGTACTTTCCTGCAAACAGCTCCCCACCTCTGACGAGAACGACTTTCTGGCCTCGATGCTGGCTTGGGAACGAGCCCCCGCGCTGCCGATCAGCCAGTGGTTCGATCCGCCGCTGCAGTTGCCCCCGCCAGAACGGCTGAACGATGCCGAACTGCACGCCGTACTTGGTGCTGCGGTCGAACAACTCGCCAGCCGCCGGATTTATCTGGAACTGACCGATCACTTATCGGACCGTCAGCTGTATTGCCTGATCGCCCGCGATATCCTGCCGTCGCATGAGAAGAAGCTCGATCTGCCAGGCAACTATCTCAACTGGCGTTGCCTCGACGTCGAACTCGATCCCGAAACCTGGCTCGCCTATTAC is drawn from Anatilimnocola floriformis and contains these coding sequences:
- a CDS encoding ATP-grasp domain-containing protein, which produces MQLLRNIFLYEFLTGGGSWFVSSDPPSGSLLAEGKAMRDALAADIAAISSVDCVHLFHDIRLPPPQIPKQQLHLINDGAEKLNAFVRLACENLPAVLIAPEFDENLHTIAGLYQCFRGLLLSPEQHVIESCGDKQRSCDHLEAHGFCVPNGTSWLSEARPNELDASLLPAVLKPNDGCGSQGVQMIESLEELAAVDLSSATTWRLEKYHPGTHVSTSVLTGPLGVLPLQPCTQRLSDDGRFTYLGGATPIPEQLAERAKKLAQAAAETLLPCRGYLGIDMVLGSAEDGSQDVVIEINPRLTTSYLVLRQACEQNLAEAMLQWALGEPVTLTWRPQRFEYLVPST
- a CDS encoding DUF459 domain-containing protein yields the protein MRSFGFGSLGCALLLGALAVTGWQSAAAADGPKTELKAGDRVVFLGDSITQGGVSPNGYVTLIKQQLENLPLDPPVEVIGAGISGNKVPDLQNRLERDVLSKKPSIVFIYIGINDVWHSESGKGTSKDDYEKGLKEIIGKIEGVGGKVILCTASVIGEKNDGSNKLDKMLDEYCEISRSVAKDTKVQLLDLRKAFRDHLKENNKDNKEAGILTGDRVHLNNAGNRFVANQMLAALGVEQLGPDRGQLRHIVLFKFKSDVSKEQIQEVVDAFGNLKNKIKQIKGYEAGTDVGVENRADGFTHGFVVTFASEKGREIYLPHPAHKEFGKLVGPRIEKVLVFDYWTN
- a CDS encoding helix-turn-helix domain-containing protein → MNEMAGKILNSSEAAAMLGISEDQLVEMRQRNEIFGRRDGANWTYKTEEVERVIAERGGSGVLGDEAFDGLLAGLSSPTQAGGPILVSEEELGRSPEGTSSTIIGKKDSVKSAGDSDLQLAPEGDIGLSGIGGKQASGILGGSDLKLGGSGTGTGSGLKGGSDVDLGGGLELGDDELSLAAESNKFTSPPKPADDDDSDEIDLDSDSVGMASGSVIGSGIGSDITLRGGDSGINLKPTDSGLSLEEEPLDLGGSAVDSLELPEDDDVISLDEDAGDPDMATQLKQDDQFLLSPSDALSDDESDSGSQVIALEDSESFDADAATMLRSGSTPLSEDAFGAAPMDAFGAAPMDAFGAAPMDAFGGVSPMGSAAPITAMAGAPAAQAVYIQVPVVEAPYSVWNVLGLFFVAVMMLCCGMLTVDILLNMWVFDGQSSMSMALMDLAIDTFQLNK
- a CDS encoding OmpA family protein, with the translated sequence MKNLIICVALLTAVLGCASPNAQVRRVEDEKEQLKATIRMQRDQNRTLQTQVAGLETRLDEAETQLAGGKRRTLTQDSASGTVTSPLAGNTRARPKPQPAEESLSWRPHRGATSANTVLPAVAQLARQDERIAVDPETGAGVWSPGVTFEPNKAALTPQGRQQLQELARVLQKQPANKFRVLVATSAERTGSRSRDAAATSGRKLAASRAQSVADYLDGHGIAEDRLAIASTGVRKNTREQHGLPADGVEDVRIYLVDPEQPVLGWLQNDTVRR